TCCTGAgctgccttcccacccccacgGTGTGCACACGTTGCAGCTCACTGGAAGCTAATTCCGCCaaaataccacacacacacacacacacacacacacacactaacaaaCTCCCTCGGGAATCTGGCTCAGCGGGGGCCTTGATGGGCCCCACCCAACTCCAAGGACCTGAAGTCCCCCTCCCAGCCCACAAACCAGAGGGACCAGCACCTCCAGTCAACTTTGCTGCAGCCACCCCGCAGCCTTCTGACCCCTGGGAGCCGCGACCCTGCTGAGGAAGCAGGTCaagccccaggggcctggccaCTGAGCTGGTCACCATTCTGTGTGGTCAAGGGCACGAAGCCCAGCTCCACCATGTGTGACCCCAAGTAAGtgtcctaacctctctgtgcctcacctGTGAGACTGGACTCTGACACGCTGCAGGATGTTTCCTCGAGCTAAGTGAAATCATGACTACATTGAAGAATGTGTTTAATGTGATTAGCACAGAATTCGGCACTTTTAAGCAATAGATACACGGgaattattcttttcttcttattaataAAGCACATGGAAAAGGGACAACCAGAGCTCTGTGAATGACTGAGGGGCAAGGGCAGGATGTTCAAAGGAACAAAAGCCTTTGCGTCCAGATGCATCAAGAAGATAGTACATTATATAGAGAGAaggcattttattattatatgtaAGGTAAGATATTGTGAATTGAACCCACTCTTTTGCTCTGAAATCCCCTCTGGAAAGGAGGGTACACATCAGGACACAGAATTTCCTGAAGGACCCAAAATTAGGCTCTATCCACCAAAAAGCTGGAGACTCTTCAGTAGCAACGAGCAAGATGCCCACCGGTCAGTGGCCCCACCAGGCCTGCTTTTCCAAGGACCGGGCCAAGGGAGAAAGTATGGACCTGGCCAGAAGACGCTACAGGAAATCACTTTGTCTGTCCAAttacttccttcctctgcagcGGGCAGGCCATGTGCTGTGGGACCAGCGGGGGCTGTGACAGATGCCCTGGGAGCACACCCTCCATCCTCTCCTGGAGTCCCCCAGCCTCTCCCGGTGCTCCGGGGCCAGCTCGAGCGGCTTGCTGCAGAGTCCCTCAGCTCCTTGTCCTACAGCGCCACCCTCTGGCGAGTCAGAATAGGAGGCCCAAGAAGGTGCCtggcccttccctctctgcctccttccctccctgagcTTGGTCCTTCCCTCCTCATTAATTATTTGTGCCTGCACAAAGCCCTAGGTCTGATTCCGGCCGATTCTGCCTTCTCGGGTGTCCTTTCGCATCGGCCAAACACCCGTCCTCACTCACGCTGACTCTGGCCAGGGCGGGGGCAGGAGGGCCTCCCGGCACAGCTGGGGTCCCTGACTATCCTTCGTGACCCAGCGTAGAGTCCCAGAAGCTTCCAGCCTGCAGGGGTCTTGGGGATCATCTGCTGACTACCCCCTCCATCACCATCCTCCCCACCTCACAGATGGAAAAGAGATGGCCTGAGTCCACTCAATGAGCCAGCCCAAGCCAGTGACCCTCCACTACGTGTTCCAGAGCCTGCCCTCCAAAACTGCTTCTCCGTTAAAGATGGGCAGAAACAGAGCTCAGCTTCCCATCCCAAGTTGTCATAATCACGTGCCAATAAATGCCACATGAGTGAGCATGGCTGTCACCTGAGATATGGCCTTGAGCCCCTGTTTTTGCATATTTCCCTGCTGGTTGGCATTGGGAACATTCTACCTCCTGTTCGGGTTTCTTGGCAACACCTTCGTCAGAGATTTAACCAAACAAAGAGGCCCACGCGTACTACCCTCACGAGCCACAGGGAGGCGGCCAGTCTGGACCCTCCCCCTGCCAGCTTGAAGTTCTCAGAAGTCCCCTCGAGGTGAGAGGAAGGCAGTGCCCGTGTGGATGTGCACTTGGCAGGAGCCAGGGAGCAAGCACGGGCCTGGGGTGTTGCGCCAGGACTCACAAAGCTGGGAGGGGCTTGAGGACACATCCAGTCCTGCCAGAGAAGACAGAGGGCTGCATTCACTTAGCAGCCAAACTAGGGCTGGAGCAGACCTCTTGGCTGGCAGGTCCATCCAGCTTTCTTTTCATGCTGAACCCCTACTGACTTCAGTCTATTTCCAGATTTTTAAATGAGAGTCCAAACCTCACTGGTTCTCTCATTGCTGCCACCGCCCCCCTACTCTGATATACCCAGATAATGAACAATTTTCTCAGCCAGAAGAAAGAAGTGGGGGTTCTGGAGTCTGACGTTGGGCAGGATTTTCATCAGGGAAGGTAGCAATGAGCCAGTGGCACTCAGTGTCTGCTATCCGCCTGGCAGGGGGCTTCTAGAAGCCTGAAGAGAAAGCACTGCTCATAGCCACACATCCAAATCCAGTCCCAAGAGTTCCCTGGACCCAGTTAGAGATCGCGTGTCTTTTTGGCTCACTCATCCAAGCTCCCCAGTGGGTTTCGAACCACAGATTTAGGGTCCAGGGAGAGCACACGTGGGTGACAGCAAGCAGTCCAGCAGCTCAGGTGCCAAGGTGGGCCTGGCAGCCACACAGGTATGTGTTTCCAATCAAGCACCTTCCTTTGCATTTATCCTGATGGACCAGAACTGTCtttctgctgtatttcttttcacttggGCAACCCTTTGATGCTTGAAATCATCAttagaaggaataaaaaaaaagtaggttgGCTTTTTATACAGGTTCCTAGAACTGAATGTAGCCAAATGATAAACTTGAATCCACAAACGGGAAATAGTCTGTGAAGGGGAAATTAGGTCGATGGGTGCCACTGAGCTCTGTGAAATCTGTGAGGGCGGGTCCATCCCCTGTCATAGTCCCCATGACATTGCCAGCATCTAGAAGGCAacgagagagggaaagaggaagagagaagagaggcagggagaatgcagggagggagggcagaagagaagaaataatccACACTCTTTCTGATTTCTGAAGCTCCATGGGATTTTGAACTAAACCAACAAAAATGATTGAGAACAGCACGACCCTGAAGCCCACAAATTGTCCAAATCCTTGTCCAACCCATTTATTTACAGAGCAGAGAGATTATTAGCACCTTAGCCTGGCCCATGTCATTCAAATCCCTTGTCCCCTCCATGTTAAAGGCTGGTTTTGGCAGGAAGGCCCAGGGCAAAGGACGGGGTAGGGGGCTGACTTCCCCAGCAGGGGCCCTAACCTGCCACAGGAAAAGCTCTGCCTGCTAGTCTCAGTGGCCCTGCTGTGACGTGCATAATTGCTCTTCTCCTGAGCCAAGGGCAGAGCCCTCACTACGACCACTGAAGTGGGCAGTATCTTCTGCACCTTACACCTGGGAAATGCCCAGCCCAGGAAAtgtctgctcaaggtcacagagcagggctggggtAATGGTGAGACAGGTAAGGCCCTGGCCATGGGTACAAACCATTTGACTTTACCCCAAACTCAGTAACCAAGACAAATCATCTTTTCATGCAATATTTttcaatcaaaattttaaaatccctGATGCACAAACTAGCAACAGTTTCCAGAAAGACTTGCATGATTCATCTCCCTTGCCTCACCTTGGCCCCAGCCCTGGATTCTAGAGCCAGGGTTCTACTTCAAGTCTGGCTGATTCTGGATTCCATGACCTCAACCATGCCACTCCCTCTGTGTTATACTGCCCCTGGCCCCAGCTACCCAGAAGACCTCAAGACCATTCTCAAAAAACTTTgagaggagagggtatagcttagtggtagagtgtatgcttagcaggcatgaagtcctgggttcaatccccagtacctccattaaaataaataaacaaacaaacctaattaccttctcctccaaaaaattaattaaaaaaaaagctttgagcACATCTCCCCATGTGACTTTGAGCCAGGCGAGCATAACAATGCCTTTTCCACACTCAGGCCTGGGGGGAAGGTGGTTGAGTGGCATTCAGTGGaaagggaggtggggctggggtggggaggaagctggTAAGAACCACGGCTCAGCCAGAGGCCCAGGCCTGTTCCTGACCCAAAGCCAAACCCAAGCCAAGTGCCCTAGGTGGAGCAGAAGGACGTGGGTTCTATAGGTCAGCCATGGGCCTCTCCCACCCTTGCATCTCACTATAAACCTCTGATGTTAATGTCTTTGTAGCAAAGGGAAAGCTGAGGTCTAGGCAAGAGAGATGAGCTGTCCAGAGCAGGAGCAAGGCCAGAGCCCAGGACTTCTGCAGGCTAGTTCGTGCAGCTGTCCGCCTTCCCTGGAAAACAGCAGTGGCTCATTCTCCTTCTCTGTTTGTGTCGTTCTGTGAGTGCTTGGTTGGGGCCCTTCTGGGGCTCTGGGTCCATCCAGAGACTGATGGTTTAAAAGAAAGCAATTTCAAAGGACTGAATGGGCAGGGGCTGGAATCTGAAGCTAAAGGATCCTAGAGGAAGTGAGAGGCTGGGGAGGTGTTGGAGTCCTGAAAAGGGAGCCCAGACAGGGGTCTGGGTGCTGGCGTGGCCGTTCTGGGCCCCTGGTGAAGACTGGGTGATTGGGAGCCTGGTTCTGGACATGACCTCtcactccctttctctcccctgagttctccaagcctctcccctcccagggaaGGACCCAAGGCAGCTGAGGTAgggggctggagcccagggggACAGGGGGGGAAGAGGCCTGCCTCCTGCTGTGTCAGCGGAGCTCTCAGAAGATTAGTAACCTGTCATGGTTCACGCCCAGCTTTGCTGGACCTTCTGCCCCTCCAGGACCAACCAGGCTCCTTTCTCAAAGGAAGGAGTGGGTCACCCACTCAGGATCCCCTGGATGCTTAGTAATATGCCAATTCCTGGGCTTCTTCCCAGTTAAACAAGAGCCCAGGTGAgtacacacctatctctcagactGCGGACAGGCTGGGATGAAAGAACCTCCCGGGgtgatggagaaaagagaaaggaggaggcaCAGCAGTGGAGGTGGAAGCCCTCGAATAGGAATAAAACAATGTTAGTGAGAGAGGGCTGACTCCCAGAGGAAATTCCCAAATGGAATAAATGGCACAGAATGCTTTATATCACAATAGCCTGTGGTAATTCAGTACTAATGACAGTATACTAACAACCTGTTAAAGATTCTGGGGCTCCGAGCAGGCCGGGGACGCGGGCTAGGGCTGCAGGAAGCTGGCGTCCTTGCTGCTCTTTTCCACCTAAGAGGTTGGCTCCCTCGCCCCTACTCCCCACCGGCCTTAGGCTTCAGCTCTGATACCCGGGAGTACCCAGCACCACCGGAGGCATCACTTTCGCGGGGCGCAGGATCCAAAACAAACCCCAGCCTAAGACCCGAGGCCAGAAAAAGTCCTTGCGCCGCCGGATGCAGTTCCGcccggggcaggggcggggcggcTCGGCCCGCCCGCGGGCAGCGCGGGATCGGACTTGCCTGCTGCTTCGCGGAGTCCGCGGATCCTGGCCCTGGGGCGTTACGATCTCTAACAAAACCAGGACGACTGGTCCCTTTGACCCACACTGGGACCTTGGGGTCAGGGGGAGATGAGGTTCTTCCAGTGATGCAGACGCAGGCCGGGCGCAGGGGTGAAGCGGGAGAATGGAGAGGGGAGCGGGGTCTCCAGAGGCGCCCAGAGCAGGCCAGTTGACGGCTGGCCAGGAAGAGCCAGGCAGCGCAGGCTCCTCGTGATTTATGCTCCCCTCTCCATCTACCAAATGAAAATGAACGACCGGCTAGCTCGCCCCGCCACGGGAGGCGCCCACTGCAGCGGCCgccgggctggggcaggggcctgTCGGCTCGCGGCCCCTCGGCGCCCGCCCTCCCGCCTCCCTGACCCGACAGCTTGCAGCCGAGCCGGGCTCGCCGTCCCCGGGGAGCCGCCCGTCCTCGCCCCCAGTCCGGCCGGCGGCAGGGCCGCTTCCAATCTGCCGGCGGGCGCAGGGGGGAGAGCGCGGGGAGCCGGGCGAGAGGCCACCGCCGGCCTCgtcagagggagaagaaagtttcTGCTCCAACCGGGTTGCCGGGCTTCCCTGGGCCGCGGCTCGGCTTTGGGGGTATTCGGGTGCCTCACTAATCTGCTGCGGTCTCAGACACTGAACCCCATCAGGCCCCGGGTAGTTTTCTGGGGGCCCATGGGGAGGGGGCCAGGAGCGCGCGGGCCGCCAGGGAAGGCCGGGGCTCCCGGAGCGGGGCGAGCAAAGAACGTCTTGGGCCCTCGGGATACGGATGCAAGTGCGTGGGCTCGGCTCCCTCCGCCCTTCGACCGCAGACCCGGATCGCGATCCCTGGCGTCCAGGCGGAACGGATCCAGGCCCCCAACGCGCTTCAGACCTGCCCGCCTCCCTGGGCCCCGGCACCGGAGACCGAGCCCTGAAGCGTGCGGAGCTAGAGCACCGGAGCTGAGTCAGGGAGTTGGGGTGAGGGGCGAGTTATTCACAGTGAAAAGACCATGTATCCAGCGCTGCTTTGAAAATAAATCCTCAAGCGAGCTCCGGCTCCGTGCGAAATGAGAAGCCGTTTGCAGAAGTCTGTACTCGCACTCGGAAGCTCTTGCGCGTTTCTGTTCAGAGGTACAAAAAACACCCGACTCCCGGGATCCGCGCCACAGGAGAGGCTGTCAGCTGCGCTGGGGTCTGTTGCGCTGCCTCGGTCGGGCCACACGGCTTTCTCAGGGTCCCCCTAACGTCCCAGACACGATCCTCCCAGATTCTCCACCCTCGCCCCACAGTGAAGCCGTGGTTCTGGCTCCTTCTAGGTGCAGACACCAGGCTTTCCCATCTCTGCCAGGCCCGCAGGGTCCAAAGAGGTCAGAAGAGAGGGCTGCAAATTTTCCTACACGAAAAACATCTAGAACCCAAAGAGAATgcctgaaaaaaatgtaacaaattaAAATCTCCTCTGCACACAAACAGTTATTTTCTGCTGGGTTTAGTCCGTTTCTGTTgctggaggaagaaaaaaaaaacgactgggtggggcgggggaggcggggagggggaagaaaaggGATCTATGACAGCCCAGCGGACGAATAATTTGAATAACTGTGGGAAAGTGTAGGGGAAAACTTAAAAAACCTCACATCCCAACCCAACGGCAGCGGCAGCCGGGCTCCGGACCCCTCCCCGCCAGCCTGTACCCCCCTCGGTTAATCACCCTCATTAGGAGCCTCATCACCAGCCTAATGAAAGCAAACCGTGTGGAAATCACCGGTAAACAGTTGGGTCTGTGCTGTAATTAATTCAGTGTCTCTTTTAATCAAACTGAAAGGAATCGGGCAGCGGCTTGCGGAGCCGTGACATCACCCCCAAAATCGGTCAGAGCCAATCAGCTTCATCACTCCGGGGACACGTGGGCGagtccccttaaaaaaaaaaacacaacacaacgaaaaaaaaagaaacaaaaaaaaaaccagccccAAAGTAAAAGTGACacaagttcattttttaaagaaagggggGGAAGCGAAGGCGCGCGCGGAGGACGGGCTGAGAGCGGCAACCTCGGAGCCAGGAGGCGCTGTCCACGGTGCTGACGGGCCCCCGGAGCCGTGGGAGCGCGGAAAGAGGACCTCCTGGGCCAGGTGGAGCGTCATGCGCCGAGGGCCGCCACCGCCGCTCTCCGCGGTGCTGACGCCGCCAGGTGCGCTCCGTTCCCCCGGCTGGTAGCGCGGTCTGGGCCCGCTGCTATCCGCTGTGCTGACCCCACTGCCCTCGGCCACCGCTCGCCTGGAGGAAGCGTGTGgtttggatttttaaaaggcCCTTCTTTATTTAGATTCCAACATTCTCGCATCTCTTCTGTGCCAAAGGGGAGCTCAGGTCGTCCGTCTCCCCCTTTGCTCTCCCCAACTTGGCGCACCCTCCCTCCCGTTTCTTCCTGACACTCCCACCACCCCCCCTCGGCTCGGAGGCTCGGCGCGATGCTGCAGAAGACGCGCTGAGCCCTTTTGGATCTAATGCGCAGAGGAGGTTGGCCCAGAGCTCCTGGGCTCCCCCAAGGCTGAACTCCATCCAAGGTGCCCGCAGGCTCCCTGCCCGCCTTCCCCATGCCAGCCCGCAGCTAGGGGCAGGGGCAGCGgcggctggggttgggggtgggtggggagcttTTGGGGAGGACAGGTCGCAGCTTGGCTATGGAAGGCTCCAATGGCTTTGGGATCGACTCCATTCTCTCCCACCGAGCGGGCAGCCCCGCCCTTCCCAAGGGGGACCCCTTGCTCGGGGACTGCCGCTCACCCCTGGAGCTGAGTCCACGCTCGGAGAGCAGCAGCGACTGCTCTTCACCAGCCTCGCCAGGAAGAGACTGTTTGGAGACGGGTGCCCCGCGGCCTGGCGGGGCATCAGGCCCAGGTTTGGACTCCCACCTGCAGCCTGGGCAGCTCTCAGCCCCAGCCCAGTCTCGTACCGTGACCTCCTCCTTTCTGATCAGGGACATCCTTGCCGACTGCAAACCACTCGCGGCCTGTGCACCCTACTCTAGCAGCGGGCAGCCAGCCGCTCCCGAGCCTGGGGGCCGTCTTGCGGCCAAGGCCGGGGAGGACTTTAGAGACAAGCTGGACAAAAGTGGCAGCAACGCCTCATCGGACTCTGAGTATAAAGGTAAGAAAACGGGAGGTGAAAACTTGGGGGGAATGCTATGTTTCTGAACACTGGTATTAAAACTGGAGGGCACAGACATGAAGACATATACATGTTCACTCCGAGCTccccccagggcccaggctgaGCCGGTGGTCTTGCCTGAGCCTTTCAGCCAGCCCCGGTGGTTATGCTTTTGAGCAACAAAGAGTCCAGTGGAGAGAGTGAGGAGCGGGATACTGTGAGCCCTAAGAGAGATTTCCTAAAATACACAAAGCAAACTTTTCAAACTTTGATTGGGATCGTCCAGCCTGCCGGTGGGCAGGAACAAGTTCCTTTCAGGCCTGTGGCTCTCTGGGAAAAGACCTTACAGAAGCAAGGGAAGACCCAAAGGGTTCTGCTTGAACACCCTTTTATAAGAGTGAAAACCTAGCAGGAAATTTCATCTGGAGCCCTGAGAACAGTCAGAATTTTCCTCcctttaatttgaatttccagACGGGAAGAGGAATTGAGCTTTCCCTCCCGCTGGGCTCGGTGTGATCTGGGCCCTGGGAATCAAGCAAAAGAAATGCTCACTTCAAAGTAGAAACAGCAGCCAGGCGGCTGGCTGGCCAGGAACAGGTTCAGAGGTCTAGTGGAGAGGGGAGGCCCCTGTACCTACCCAACTGTTCTCACTGGATTTGACTTTAAAAGCATTAAGCAATCAACTTGGGGCTGTGTGTGCAGTACCAGCGATTCCCCAGTACCCAGCCTATACTGGGGTTGCTGCCCCTTTCCCTGCCTTTCCACCTCCGTGAATCTGTTCATTAGTAGTTATTATTCCCTTTTCATCCCATCTTAACCAGGGAGCTGAAATTGGGATTAAGATGAAAGGGGGGAGGacggagagaagaaggaagaaagggaaaaaaagaccagTGAAGGAAAGAGTTCTCTAATTTTGTTTCTCACCCCCAGCCATTGCCTTGACTTAAGCTCTTTGGTCAGGTCAGAGGCCCCAAGTTGCTTCTTAGGAAAAAGTCAGGagacaggaagggaaggagcaTCGGGACTTCAAGGGAGAGAGTCCTGTGTCCCCAGCCAGCAGAAAACCAGGGACTGGCAGAGGCTGTTCAGTGTTCTTTCAGCCTTATAGTGAATTCCCAGCACACTGGTGATAAGATAAAACTTCCCTATAAAGGCAACTTCTTTATTGTCTTGGGGGCTCTGCACCTCCTGGCCCATATTTGCATTGCACAAGTCTTCACAAAAATTTAGGAAGGCTCATTGAACACTCGTCCTAAGCAAGAATTCGTTTGTGGACAACACCCTGACCTCAAACCGAAATCCACTTGGGGCCCACTCCACATCTCACTTTCCTCCGCTTCCCCACACCACAGCGGAGCCTGAATCAGTCTCACTGGGCCAGTCGTGCCTAGAAAGCGGCAGGTCCGGCTGGAGCAGCCAGAAGGGAGGTCCAGAGGCATGTGGCCCAGCGACCCTTGCTCCTCCCCCTGGGGCTATTTGGAGAGGCACGGAAAACTTGCCCGGGAGAAAGacaggtgtgtgtgtgaagggttgggggaggggaacaagggaggcaatgtaaatatatatttacaacatCACGTTTTATTATGTGCAATTCTCAACAATACCCCGGTTCTATGGCTGGAGTAAGCGGCGAGACTCCCCAGCCCTGCGTGCTAACGTCTGGTGCCGGCGGCGGTGAAAGAGCGGGGCTCTTGTCtccttatatttttttttgcCGGTAGGCAGGATTTTGAGGAGAGCTTTCGTTTACAATAACTGGAATatcagttttcttctcttgtcCCTGACGATATCTGATCGGGGATGTGAGGCAGGCCGGCTGGCCACATAGCACTTAAATAGGTTTGGGGCCGAGGAGGGTGGAAGGTCTCCCTCACCCCGAGGCACCGCCGCTGCCTTTGCACCAACAAAGCCCAGGGTGAAGAGGAAGTGGGACTACCTGCAGCATTTCTCAAAGGTGGAAGCGACTTTTTCAGGGCCCGAGTTAGGAAACCTTGCCTAGAGACAGACACATTGGGGTGGGCATCTAAACCCCTATGTACCTAACAAGCTAAGAGTCATTTCCCCCAAGGAGCTCATGGAAGAAAGGTCAGTCCCATCCCGGGTTTCTGGAATCAAAGACTCCGCAGCATAACATTTAAGGAAGTGGAAACCGGGCTTTGAATTAAGGCGGTGTGCCACGCAGCCTCGCCTGCTAGAGCCgctatctttggagaaatgaaacTGGTGCTCTGCAAGGTCGGTGGGCCTGGAACTCTGAGGCACTGAGATCTGGGTTAAGCCTGAGCAGCACCGAGCGTGTAACCGAAGGCTCCAGTTTGCGCAGGAGACAGAGTAGAGAAAAGCCCCAGGAGGCAGCCCTTTCCTCCCAACACCACAAACTCAACCCTGACCCACTCCCCACTATTTCAGAAATAGTCCGGGGAATTCGGTCAGAAAGTAGGGTTTCCACAACACCAAGCCTGCAGTTTGAGTAATTGCTTCCTGGAACTTGTTTAAACTCTATCTGCCTATCTGCATAGACGGAACTCAAgcgcccccacccaccccctgccctgtccCAGCACATCCCTGTCTCCCTGCTCCAATGTGGCCCgagcccaggagggcagggaggacctGGATGCGCTGgcttggaggaggtgggaggaaagTGTTGGCCCCGGTTTCTCACCAGCGAGCACTCTCCCGGCTCACCCAGCTCACCCAGCTCACCCGCCTCGGTGCACTCGGTGTCCGGCGCCATCCCAGCCTCGAAGTGCTGCCTTTCCGGTTGAAAAGTCTTGCTCCCTAGTGGCTCAATTAACCGGATTATTGTTTCCTACAGAGAGAAATCAACTAACATTCAGCTGAACCCTGTCACTGCAAACGCCATGCTCAATGAAACTCACcataaaggaaaatagagaaaaagaggggggaagccccagcccccagctgccaaTTTTACAAGGTGGTCTCTGGTTATATCACTTCAgggggagaaagagggagagcaTTGAGTTTGTTCGATCAAGTGTACGTTTTTGGTGCAGTCAACCCCAAAGGAAAGTGTTGGGGGAAAAAGAAACCGCCTTGTCCGGTCCTCTCCCTGGGACTCAGGAGCGGAGACCTTGCTGGGGTGTCCCGAGCGAGGTTCGGAAATGCATGGCAGCCACAGTGGGCACCACATTGACGGAAACGCCGACCTCTGTGGTGTGCTCATTTGCCGGGAACACTCCTTGCTTATTTTTCCAAGCGTTTTGAGTTCCCAGATCTGGGCCCCCAGTGACTCACCTTCTGCACAGCATGCTGATTGTAGTTTAAGAATTAGGGAACTATCACTATAGATTCACATCCACCTAGGGGCCAGGCAGGATGTGGATGCAATTATTTGTTCTTTGGGACCACGTTTCGCTCCAGCGTAAACAGGATTGTCTCTCCATGCGGGTTTCTCTCCCCAGACTCCGGCCCTCAGCTTCCTCCCTTCCTGGTCCAGATGTAGCCAGAGAATCAGGGCACAAATGTGCAGCACAGTCCCGAACCCCTGAGCACACACCCTCGCAGCCCACCTGGCTGGAGCCCCTGGgtcccctctcttcccctcccctagcAGGTCTGCCCAGTCGATCCGCTAAtccctccagggagcaccagcACATCGGAGGAGCCGGGCTGAGAGAAAGCGGATTGAGTTCTCTCGGCTTTGGGTTACTTCTCCCCGGAGGTGTCTGTCCTCCTCGGTCTGGGGGCCCAGAGGTTCCGGCTCTGAGCGGCCTTGCCTTGTCCCCACGGGCTTGAGTGCGGTGGGGCCACCGCTGCCGTGGGGAGCCGCATTTACGAGAACACGGCTGGCGAAGCCAGGCCCTAATGCACGGCTGTGTCTCCCCAGTGAAGGAGGAGGGTGACCGTGAGATCTCTAGCTCAAGGGACAGTCCCCCGGTGCGCCTGAAAAAGCCACGCAAGGCACGAACAGCCTTCACCGACCATCAGCTGGCACAGCTGGAGCGCAGCTTTGAGCGGCAGAAATACCTGAGCGTGCAGGACCGTATGGAGCTCGCAGCCTCGCTCAACCTCACCGACACGCAGGTCAAGACCTGGTACCAGAACCGCAGGTGAGACCCGGCTGCGCAGCAGGGGGCAGAAatggccccctcccctctcctccctgccccaggacAGGACCCATCAGGGCATGGCCTGACTCACTAAGGGAGGGCTCCTGAGCTTTCCTCATTCTATAAAAAGGGGGAAAGTGGGGAAACAGGCCTCAGGGAGAGAAGGCCTTCCCCAAAGTCCACAGTGAGGGAGAGACACAGGGCAAGATTCGGTCTCCAGTGCCCAGGACAGATGCACAGACACGTGGGCCAGTGGAGATCCAAGGCCTGCCTCACCCCAGCCAGGTCCTACCACCAGCCCAGACAGCCCAGGCAGCTGCTTGGGGGCATACGGGGTGGCTCTAAGCTCTCCCAGGATTCTTCTGGCCTCCCCACCCTTTCTAGTACCTGAAAcctgagg
This portion of the Vicugna pacos chromosome 4, VicPac4, whole genome shotgun sequence genome encodes:
- the BARHL1 gene encoding barH-like 1 homeobox protein, whose product is MEGSNGFGIDSILSHRAGSPALPKGDPLLGDCRSPLELSPRSESSSDCSSPASPGRDCLETGAPRPGGASGPGLDSHLQPGQLSAPAQSRTVTSSFLIRDILADCKPLAACAPYSSSGQPAAPEPGGRLAAKAGEDFRDKLDKSGSNASSDSEYKVKEEGDREISSSRDSPPVRLKKPRKARTAFTDHQLAQLERSFERQKYLSVQDRMELAASLNLTDTQVKTWYQNRRTKWKRQTAVGLELLAEAGNYSALQRMFPSPYFYPQSLVSNLDPGAALYLYRGPSAPPPALQRPLVPRILIHGLQGASEPPPPLPPLAGVLPRAAQPR